One genomic segment of Erinaceus europaeus chromosome 18, mEriEur2.1, whole genome shotgun sequence includes these proteins:
- the TSN gene encoding translin isoform X1, protein MSVSEIFVELQGFLAAEQDIREEIRKVVQSLEQTAREILTLLQGVHQGAGFQDIPKRCLKAREHFATVKTHLTSLKTKFPAEQYYRFHEHWRFVLQRLVFLAAFVVYLESETLVTREAVTEILGIEPDREKGFHLDVEDYLSGVLILASELSRLSVNSVTAGDYSRPLHISTFINELDSGFRLLNLKNDSLRKRYDGLKYDVKKVEEVVYDLSIRGFNKETAAACVEK, encoded by the exons ATGTCTGTGAGCGAAATCTTTGTGGAGCTGCAGGGCTTCCTGGCTGCGGAGCAGGACATTCGAGAG GAAATCCGAAAAGTTGTGCAGAGTTTAGAACAAACAGCTCGAGAGATTTTGACTCTACTGCAAGGGGTCCATCAGGGTGCTGGATTTCAGGACA TTCCAAAGAGGTGTTTGAAAGCCCGAGAACATTTTGCTACAGTAAAGACACATCTAACATCTTTGAAGACCAAGTTCCCTGCTGAACAATATTACAG ATTCCACGAGCACTGGAGGTTTGTGTTGCAGCGCTTGGTCTTCTTGGCAGCATTCGTCGTGTATTTGGAATCGGAAACATTAGTGACtcgagaagcagttacagaaattcTTGGCA TTGAGCCAGATCGGGAGAAAGGATTCCATCTGGATGTAGAAGATTACCTTTCAGGAGTTCTAATTCTTGCTAGTGAACTG TCGAGGCTGTCAGTCAACAGCGTGACTGCGGGCGACTACTCCCGGCCGCTGCACATCTCCACCTTCATCAATGAGCTGGATTCCGGCTTCCGTCTCCTCAACCTGAAAAACGACTCTCTGAGGAAGCGCTACGACGGCCTCAAGTACGATGTGAAGAAAGTCGAGGAGGTGGTCTATGATCTCTCCATCCGCGGCTTCAATAAGGAGACAGCGGCAGCTTGTGTGGAGAAATAG
- the TSN gene encoding translin isoform X2 codes for MSVSEIFVELQGFLAAEQDIREEIRKVVQSLEQTAREILTLLQGVHQGAGFQDIPKRCLKAREHFATVKTHLTSLKTKFPAEQYYRFHEHWRFVLQRLVFLAAFVVYLESETLVTREAVTEILGIEAVSQQRDCGRLLPAAAHLHLHQ; via the exons ATGTCTGTGAGCGAAATCTTTGTGGAGCTGCAGGGCTTCCTGGCTGCGGAGCAGGACATTCGAGAG GAAATCCGAAAAGTTGTGCAGAGTTTAGAACAAACAGCTCGAGAGATTTTGACTCTACTGCAAGGGGTCCATCAGGGTGCTGGATTTCAGGACA TTCCAAAGAGGTGTTTGAAAGCCCGAGAACATTTTGCTACAGTAAAGACACATCTAACATCTTTGAAGACCAAGTTCCCTGCTGAACAATATTACAG ATTCCACGAGCACTGGAGGTTTGTGTTGCAGCGCTTGGTCTTCTTGGCAGCATTCGTCGTGTATTTGGAATCGGAAACATTAGTGACtcgagaagcagttacagaaattcTTGGCA TCGAGGCTGTCAGTCAACAGCGTGACTGCGGGCGACTACTCCCGGCCGCTGCACATCTCCACCTTCATCAATGA